From the genome of Acidimicrobiales bacterium:
GGATGTTGTCGCGGAACGCGACGCGCAGAATGCGATGGACGCCGGGGGGCACGTACACGACGGCCTGCGGGTCGCCGTCGGGCCCACCTGGTCGGCGATACGCGCTGTGGAGCGCGTCGTCCATCGCGGCTTCGAACGCGCTCGTCTCGTCGTTGGCGCCCGCGGCGCGTACCGCCGTGGCGTGCGGATCCGGAGCGACGGTCGTCCCCTGCCGCGCCGCCGGGTCGGCGGGAATCGTCGAGTCCGTCGTGCTGTCGCGTGTGGTCGACGTGGCGCTGCCGTTGTTGCTCGACGTGTCGTCGCGTGTGGCATAGACGACACCACCGGCGATCACGGCGATGGTCACGAGCACCAGCGCAAGGACGCCGCGCCGTCGCATGGCGGCGAGTATTGCATGGCTACTTTCGGGCGAACCGTCGGCCCCCGGTAACGTTGCACGGATGTTCAACCTGCGGCGGCCGGCGGTTTACGTGCCGCTGCTGCTCGGCCTCGTCGGCGTTGTAGTGGCTGCGATGGCCTTTGTGTCGCGTGGCGACGGCGGCCGGCTCCTGTCCGCCGGCAAGAGCAACTGCCCGCCCGTCGCCCGCAACGACGCCGCCTTCACCCGTCCGGGGCAACCGGTGACGGTCGACGTGTTGGCCAACGACTCCGACGTCGACGGCGATCGTCTGCAATTCGAAGTGATGAGTGTGTCGTCGGGTGAGGCCGATGTCGACTCCGGTGGTAGCCATCCCTTGCTCGAATACACGCCGGCGGCCACTGCGGTGTCAGGCACCGACGCCATCGTTAAGTACCGCGACCGTGACCCCTCGGGCGACGTAAGCATCGCCACGGTGACCGTGGCCGTCACCACCGCGAACGCCTTGCCCCTCGGTCTCGAGTCGGCGCGCCTCACCGACCGCAACGGCGACATCGTCGAGCCGCGCTGCGAGAAGCTCGCCAAGTCGGCGGCGACGACGGCGACAACGGCCACGACGGTGGCGACCGGAGCGGACGTCACCGCCGCCGAGTTCAGCGCGTCAGGCACGACGCCGACGACGCTCAAGGGGACGCATCCGTCGACGACGGTCGCCAACGGCACTCCGACGAACAGCGGCGGCCGCGTCGTGGTCGGCGACTCGAACAACAGCGCCCCGCCGCCGACGACCGCGCCGCCGAGTCACCCGACCACGACGGCGCCACCGGGCTCCAACCCGTGCCAGACCGGTGACAAAGCCGGTTGTCAGGACTACGTCGGCCGCTACGGCACTACCACCACGACGCCGCGATAACCGGAATTTCGCGCCTCAGGTCGGGTACTGCCTAGGTATGCAAAACGCCGACCAAATCAAGGGCCGGGTGAAGGAAGCCGCTGGCGACCTCACCGACAACGACCGTCTGAAGAACGAAGGCAAGACCGACCGTGCCGCCGGAAAGGCGAAGGAATTCGTCGACAAGGGCAAGGACATGGCCGAAGACAAGGTGGACGCACTGAAGGACAAGATCCACCAGCTGTCCCGCGACAAGTAGTCACGCAGTGACCGCGCGTACCGCGCGCACCAGCGCCGGTACGAAGCGGTCGGGGCGCATCACACAGACGTCGTGACCGCCCTGCACCTCGAACACTTCCGCCCGCGTCAGCTGGGCGAGCTTCGCCTGGCGACGCGGCGGAACGAGGCGGTCGTACAACGTGATGACCGATGCCGCCGGCACGTCGATCTCGCCGATCCAATTCGTCGAGTCGAACCGGCGGATGGCCATCGTCGCCTCCACGATGGCTGCGGGGTCGTGCCGGTTGAGTTCGTCGACGACCCAGTCGGGGCGCGGCCGGTTGCGTGGATTGAAGTTCATGGCGCCGCGCACCATTTGCTGGCGCACGAGACGCGGCGTGAAGCGCAGTCCCAGACCGAGCGCGTCGCCCATGGGCGCGAAGCGCATGTCGGCGGGACCGAAGCGGTAACTCGTGGCGCACAGCACCACGCCGGCCACCACGTCGGGATGGCGCTTCCACGTCAGCTGCGTGATCGGACCGCCCATCGAGTAGCCGGCGACGACGGCCGGACCCACGCCCAGCTGATGGATCACCGACGCGACGTCGTCGGCGCAGTCTTCGAGCCGGAAGCGGACCCGCGGTTTGATGCCCCGACCGTGGCCGCGGTGATCGACGGCGATCAC
Proteins encoded in this window:
- a CDS encoding Ig-like domain-containing protein, whose product is MFNLRRPAVYVPLLLGLVGVVVAAMAFVSRGDGGRLLSAGKSNCPPVARNDAAFTRPGQPVTVDVLANDSDVDGDRLQFEVMSVSSGEADVDSGGSHPLLEYTPAATAVSGTDAIVKYRDRDPSGDVSIATVTVAVTTANALPLGLESARLTDRNGDIVEPRCEKLAKSAATTATTATTVATGADVTAAEFSASGTTPTTLKGTHPSTTVANGTPTNSGGRVVVGDSNNSAPPPTTAPPSHPTTTAPPGSNPCQTGDKAGCQDYVGRYGTTTTTPR
- a CDS encoding alpha/beta fold hydrolase, with product MLPDGRRLELPKRGATWVHDLPGPRADAPAVVLLHGLGATGLLNWFPSFDALARTHRVIAVDHRGHGRGIKPRVRFRLEDCADDVASVIHQLGVGPAVVAGYSMGGPITQLTWKRHPDVVAGVVLCATSYRFGPADMRFAPMGDALGLGLRFTPRLVRQQMVRGAMNFNPRNRPRPDWVVDELNRHDPAAIVEATMAIRRFDSTNWIGEIDVPAASVITLYDRLVPPRRQAKLAQLTRAEVFEVQGGHDVCVMRPDRFVPALVRAVRAVTA
- a CDS encoding CsbD family protein is translated as MQNADQIKGRVKEAAGDLTDNDRLKNEGKTDRAAGKAKEFVDKGKDMAEDKVDALKDKIHQLSRDK